The Streptomyces racemochromogenes DNA segment GGCGCTTCCGCGTCCGGCACGGCCGGGTGCTCGGCGAGTGCGACGGCCCCGGGGAAGCGCTGGCCCTCGTCCTGGCCCACGCCCCGCCCGGCCTCGGCCCGGCCGTGCGGGGCGAGGCCGGCCGCGGACGCTGAGCAGGGCGAAAGCCCCGGGCCCGCCGGCCCGGGGCTTTCGTCGTCATGCCGTTCGGAGCGTTCAGACCAGGTCGAACCGGTCCAGGTCCATGACCTTGCTCCACGCGGCGGCGAAGTCCTCCACGAACTTGCGCTTCGCGTCGTCGCTCGCGTACACCTCGGCCACCGCCCGCAGCTCGGAGTTCGAGCCGAAGACGAGGTCGGCGCGGGTGCCCGTCCACTTGAGGGCGCCCGTCGAGGCGTCGCGGCCCTCGAAGGTGTTCTGGTCCGCCGAGGTCGGCTTCCACGTCGTCCCCAGGTCGAGCAGGTTGACGAAGAAGTCGTTGGTCAGCGTGCCGGGGGTGTCGGTGAACACGCCCAGCTCGGACTGCTGGTGGTTCGCGCCCAGCACGCGCAGGCCGCCGACGAGGACGGTCAGCTCGGGCGCGGACAGGTTCAGCAGGTTCGCCCGGTCCACCAGCAGGTACTCGGCCGGCAGGCGGTTGCCCTTGCCGAGGTAGTTGCGGAAGCCGTCGGCGGCGGGCTCCAGCGCCGCGAAGGACTCGACGTCGGTCTGCTCCTGGGTGGCGTCCACGCGGCCCGGGGTGAAGGCCACCTCGACCTGGTGGCCGGCGTCCTTGGCGGCCTGCTCGACGGCGGCGGTGCCGGCCAGCACGATCAGGTCGGCCAGGGAGACCCGCTTGCCGCCGGTCTGGGCGGAGTTGAAGGACTCCTGGACGCCCTCCAGGACGCGCAGCACCGCGGCGAGCTGGTCGGGCTCGTTGACCTCCCAGCCGGCCTGCGGCTGGAGGCGGATACGGGCACCGTTGGCGCCGCCGCGCTTGTCGCTGCCGCGGAAGGACGAGGCGGACGCCCAGGCCACGGAGACCAGCTGGGACACCGTCAGGTCGGTGCCGAGGATCCGCTCCTTGAGGGAGGCGATGTCCGCGGCGTCGATCACCTCGTGGTCGAGGGCCGGCAGCGGGTCCTGCCACAGCAGGGTCTCCGACGGGACCTCGGGGCCGAGGTAGCGCACGACGGGACCGAGGTCGCGGTGGGTCAGCTTGAACCAGGCGCGGGCGAAGGCGTCCGCGAACTGGTCGGGGTTCTCCAGGAAGCGGCGCGAGATCTGCTCGTAGGCGGGGTCGAAGCGCAGCGCGAGGTCCGTCGTCAGCATCGTCGGAGCGTGGCTCTTGGACGGGTCGTGGGCGTCCGGGATGGTGCCGGCGCCCGCGCCGTCCTTGGCGACCCACTGCTGAGCGCCGGCCGGGCTCGTGGTCAGCTCGTACTCGAAGCCGAACAGGTTCTCGAAGAAGTTGTTGCTCCACCGCGTCGGCGTCGTGGTCCAGGTGACCTCGAGACCGCTGGTGATGGTGTCGGCGCCCTTGCCGGAGCCGTACGTGTTCTGCCAGCCGAAGCCCTGGGCCTCCAGCGGGGCCGCCTCGG contains these protein-coding regions:
- the katG gene encoding catalase/peroxidase HPI — encoded protein: MSENHDAVVADAKAEGAGGCPVAHERAAHPTQGGGNRQWWPERLNLKILAKNPAVANPLGEGFDYAEAFQTLDLAAVKRDIEEVLTTSQDWWPADFGHYGPFMIRMAWHSAGTYRISDGRGGAGAGQQRFAPLNSWPDNANLDKARRLLWPVKKKYGQSLSWADLLILTGNVALESMGFETFGFAGGRADVWEPDEDVYWGPETTWLDDQRYTGDRELESPLGAVQMGLIYVNPEGPNGNPDPLAAARDIRETFRRMAMNDEETVALIAGGHTFGKAHGAGPADHVGVDPEAAPLEAQGFGWQNTYGSGKGADTITSGLEVTWTTTPTRWSNNFFENLFGFEYELTTSPAGAQQWVAKDGAGAGTIPDAHDPSKSHAPTMLTTDLALRFDPAYEQISRRFLENPDQFADAFARAWFKLTHRDLGPVVRYLGPEVPSETLLWQDPLPALDHEVIDAADIASLKERILGTDLTVSQLVSVAWASASSFRGSDKRGGANGARIRLQPQAGWEVNEPDQLAAVLRVLEGVQESFNSAQTGGKRVSLADLIVLAGTAAVEQAAKDAGHQVEVAFTPGRVDATQEQTDVESFAALEPAADGFRNYLGKGNRLPAEYLLVDRANLLNLSAPELTVLVGGLRVLGANHQQSELGVFTDTPGTLTNDFFVNLLDLGTTWKPTSADQNTFEGRDASTGALKWTGTRADLVFGSNSELRAVAEVYASDDAKRKFVEDFAAAWSKVMDLDRFDLV